A DNA window from Setaria viridis chromosome 2, Setaria_viridis_v4.0, whole genome shotgun sequence contains the following coding sequences:
- the LOC117845387 gene encoding uncharacterized protein, translated as MASRTAVSSPALLLVALLLSCAIMMSSAAPRLEEEAPNKEEPELPPHLPVPELLVPEHELPPFPEVHLPPKPELPPFPEVDLPPKPELPEVKLPPKPETPGVPEFHFPWTPGHRVYL; from the coding sequence ATGGCATCGAGAACCGCCGTGTCCTCTcctgccctcctcctcgtcgcgctGCTGCTCTCGTGCGCCATCATGATGAGCAGCGCGGCGCCgaggctggaggaggaggcgcctaataaggaggagccggagctccCGCCGCACCTGCCCGTGCCGGAGCTGCTGGTTCCAGAACACGAGCTGCCTCCGTTCCCGGAGGTCCACCTGCCGCCGAAGCCGGAGCTGCCGCCGTTCCCTGAGGTCGACCTGCCGCCAAAGCCCGAGCTGCCAGAGGTGAAGCTGCCGCCTAAGCCCGAGACCCCCGGCGTTCCCGAGTTCCACTTCCCCTGGACCCCTGGTCATCGTGTGTACTTGTGA
- the LOC117845388 gene encoding uncharacterized protein, whose translation MASRTSVPSLALLLALLLSCAAQMSSAARTLEEAAAPKEEEPEFPPHLPVPELPVPEHELPPLPKVELPPKPEVPTFPDVHLPPFPEVELPPKPEMPAVPEFHFPVPEAKP comes from the coding sequence ATGGCGTCGCGAACTTCCGTGCCCTCCCTTGCGCTCCTCCTCGCGCTGCTGCTCTCGTGCGCCGCCCAGATGAGCAGCGCGGCGCGGACGctggaggaagcggcggcgcccaaggaggaggagccggagttCCCGCCGCACCTGCCCGTGCCGGAGCTGCCGGTGCCAGAGCACGAGCTGCCCCCACTGCCCAAGGTCGAGCTGCCGCCCAAGCCGGAGGTGCCCACGTTCCCGGACGTGCACCTGCCGCCGTTCCCGGAGGTCGAGCTGCCGCCCAAGCCGGAGATGCCCGCCGTTCCCGAGTTCCACTTTCCGGTGCCGGAGGCTAAGCCATGA
- the LOC117842011 gene encoding uncharacterized protein — MASRTSVPSLALLLALLLSCAVMMSSAARKLEEEAAPKEEEPELPPHLPVPELPVPEHELPPLPKVELPPFPEVHLPPKPELPPFPKVELPPKPEMPSIPEFHFPQPEAAKP; from the coding sequence ATGGCCTCGAGAACCTCCGTGCCCTCCCTTGCGCTCCTCCTCGCGCTGCTGCTCTCGTGCGCCGTCATGATGAGCAGCGCGGCGCGGAAGCTGGAGGAAGAAGCGGCGCCCAAGGAGGAGGAACCGGAGTTGCCGCCGCACCTGCCGGTGCCGGAGTTGCCGGTGCCAGAGCACGAGCTGCCCCCGCTGCCCAAGGTCGAGCTGCCTCCGTTCCCGGAGGTGCACCTGCCGCCGAAGCCGGAGCTGCCGCCCTTCCCCAAGGTGGAGCTGCCGCCGAAGCCCGAGATGCCCTCCATTCCAGAGTTCCACTTCCCACAGCCGGAGGCGGCTAAGCCATGA